Proteins from a genomic interval of Staphylococcus debuckii:
- the asp3 gene encoding accessory Sec system protein Asp3: MAETQHFNVYWRQINQSTFMYGARLQFQSGGAQYENRLMPSGTVIHEWYMHTNFYTDRAFPALPFLKKGVTYRFKFHVTAVPANTVYFKIIFLKRNGTEAATFIAKEDEIDIEMPEEAYEYQVQMINAAMESLHFERIEIIPEEQVAAHSHPADTLEALRQEGGGRDG, encoded by the coding sequence ATGGCAGAGACACAGCATTTCAATGTTTATTGGCGACAAATCAATCAATCTACCTTTATGTACGGAGCACGACTTCAATTTCAATCTGGCGGTGCTCAGTATGAGAACCGTTTGATGCCTTCAGGAACCGTTATTCATGAATGGTATATGCACACAAATTTTTATACTGACCGTGCCTTTCCTGCCTTGCCTTTTCTGAAAAAAGGTGTCACGTATCGTTTTAAATTTCATGTGACCGCCGTACCAGCTAACACCGTTTATTTTAAGATTATCTTTTTAAAAAGAAATGGGACAGAAGCGGCTACGTTTATTGCGAAAGAGGATGAAATTGATATCGAGATGCCGGAAGAGGCTTACGAGTATCAAGTGCAAATGATTAATGCGGCGATGGAATCTTTGCATTTTGAACGGATTGAAATTATTCCTGAAGAACAAGTCGCGGCGCACTCTCATCCTGCCGATACTTTAGAAGCGCTGCGCCAAGAGGGAGGTGGCAGAGATGGCTAA
- the gtfB gene encoding accessory Sec system glycosylation chaperone GtfB, whose protein sequence is MINLFERFNQPTETLYHSMLEAGLDHLTVVLNDDGFLPEAVTSPYRFFAENEIKDSDHALYFNEIEIPRFWNIEGDNNQAVIKDMGEVRGKIHYQPNYKQRIVSSVEWLDPQGFVRYCDHYDQFGIRFAQTTYDLRGVAILKEYFTREGEPLIYVNYTTSNYVLTWHGKDYFFETEADFIVFYLEIMGIDLDSFVINHLGTPLSVVYNLGAEGHDYVVWQEYIDENAALPGNMRLVLNEDDANRSSRDFTLVVPERQEYDQIVGKVGDAEREKVELGGYIYPFTRHNQFTSNILTMTNSDQIENLEEIVKLSPHLKFHIGALTEMSSKLLAMERYDNVKLYPSLEPETVRRLYNDCDVYLDINSGNEILDAVHRAFLADMLIFAYQETAHNLKYVDVSTVYKTADYRELMHQLHQTIDNHEKWRDLLKRQKQQANVVDVQTFKQLF, encoded by the coding sequence ATGATTAATCTGTTCGAACGTTTTAATCAACCGACTGAAACACTGTATCATTCTATGTTAGAAGCTGGATTGGACCATTTAACAGTCGTATTAAATGATGATGGTTTTTTACCGGAAGCAGTGACTTCGCCTTATCGCTTTTTTGCGGAAAATGAAATCAAAGACAGCGACCATGCCTTGTATTTTAATGAAATAGAAATTCCGCGCTTCTGGAATATTGAAGGTGATAATAATCAAGCGGTTATTAAAGATATGGGGGAAGTACGCGGTAAGATTCACTATCAACCCAATTACAAGCAACGTATTGTCAGTAGTGTAGAGTGGTTAGATCCACAAGGCTTTGTCCGCTATTGTGACCATTACGATCAGTTTGGAATCCGTTTTGCCCAAACCACTTATGATTTACGGGGTGTCGCGATTTTGAAAGAATATTTCACACGTGAAGGAGAACCGCTGATTTATGTGAATTACACTACTTCAAATTATGTACTGACTTGGCATGGAAAGGATTACTTTTTTGAAACGGAAGCAGACTTCATTGTCTTTTACTTAGAAATCATGGGAATTGATTTGGATAGCTTTGTTATTAATCATCTTGGTACACCTTTATCAGTGGTTTATAATCTAGGCGCTGAAGGACACGATTATGTAGTATGGCAAGAGTATATTGATGAGAATGCTGCATTGCCAGGTAATATGCGCTTAGTGTTGAATGAAGATGATGCTAATCGCTCGTCGCGTGATTTCACCTTAGTGGTACCGGAACGCCAGGAGTATGACCAGATTGTTGGAAAAGTAGGAGATGCTGAAAGAGAAAAGGTGGAGTTAGGCGGCTATATCTATCCCTTCACACGCCACAATCAATTTACTTCTAACATTTTGACGATGACCAATTCGGATCAAATCGAGAATTTAGAAGAGATTGTGAAACTCAGTCCGCATTTGAAATTCCATATTGGGGCCTTAACTGAAATGTCTTCGAAATTGTTGGCGATGGAACGCTATGATAATGTAAAACTCTATCCATCGTTGGAACCTGAAACGGTACGACGTTTATATAATGATTGCGATGTGTACCTGGATATTAATTCCGGCAATGAAATTTTAGATGCAGTCCATCGTGCCTTCTTAGCAGATATGTTAATCTTTGCCTATCAGGAAACTGCGCATAACTTAAAATATGTTGATGTTAGTACAGTTTATAAGACTGCAGATTATCGCGAATTGATGCATCAACTGCACCAGACTATAGATAATCATGAAAAATGGCGTGATTTATTGAAACGTCAAAAACAACAAGCGAACGTTGTAGATGTTCAAACGTTCAAACAGTTATTTTAG
- the secA2 gene encoding accessory Sec system translocase SecA2: MANAMQQTINRLRLRSLEKTLRKINQLSDTMAAKTDAELQKQTAIFRAALQNGKSLTDILPQAYATAREASKRVLGMYPKDVQVLGAIVLHEGNIAEMQTGEGKTLTATLPLYLNALSGEGAFLVTTNDYLAERDYEEMRPLYEWLGLTTSLGFIGDPDYEYQPGEKQAIYNADIIYTTNGRLGFDYLIDNLADSLEGKFMPDLNYALIDEIDSIILDAAQTPLVISGAPRVQSNLFEITQQFVQTLEKERDFKIDERKKEVWLTSAGIQATRDYFNVPGLYEARHLDLIRNINLALRARYLFEADIDYYVLKGEIVLIDRITGRLLPGTKLQSGLHQAIEAKEEIEITNDMSIMATITFQNLFKQFNQFSGMTGTAKQGEKELNDLYSKIVVQIPTDKPVQREDYKDRVFMTIEDKNQALMRRLLELYRSKRPVLLITRTAEAAEQFSMFLFQNNIPNNLLIAQNAAKEAQMIAEAGQLGAVTVATSMAGRGTDIKLEEGVAELGGLAVLVHEHMDNSRVDRQLRGRSGRQGDPGSSQFYISLEDYVVKRWGNTNLLENDKLKQQDAAELEQSPLFRHKVSKIVHKAQQISEEQGIAAREMANEFEKSISIQRDLIYKERDNILALNNFGQFDLERMAEDVYHQYVQDNWAQLDADNLRSYIYKNVSFDFKGDFEAEILESQNAVITFLVQLFQTQKRRQAETLNDAEMYHEFLQKCVLKAIDQGWIRQVDHLQQLKGSVNNRQNGQRNAIFEYHRAALESYEAMGEEIKHNMIRNISLSMVTFGKNDAMIIHFP, encoded by the coding sequence ATGGCTAATGCAATGCAGCAGACAATTAATCGACTACGTTTACGGTCTTTAGAGAAAACTTTGCGCAAAATTAATCAATTGAGCGATACAATGGCTGCCAAAACCGACGCTGAATTGCAGAAACAAACGGCTATCTTTAGGGCAGCTCTGCAAAATGGCAAATCTCTAACCGATATTTTGCCGCAAGCTTATGCCACAGCACGTGAAGCTAGCAAACGTGTACTCGGTATGTATCCGAAAGACGTACAAGTGCTCGGTGCTATCGTCTTGCACGAAGGGAATATTGCAGAAATGCAGACCGGAGAAGGCAAGACTCTGACCGCGACTTTGCCGCTGTATTTAAATGCGTTAAGCGGGGAAGGTGCTTTCTTGGTAACCACGAATGATTATTTAGCTGAACGTGATTATGAGGAGATGCGTCCCTTATATGAATGGTTAGGTTTGACCACGTCGTTAGGCTTTATCGGCGACCCTGACTATGAATATCAGCCTGGAGAGAAACAAGCAATTTATAATGCGGATATCATTTATACGACAAATGGCCGTCTAGGCTTTGATTATTTAATTGATAATCTGGCTGATTCATTAGAAGGCAAATTTATGCCGGATTTGAATTACGCATTGATTGATGAAATTGATTCCATTATTTTAGATGCGGCTCAGACCCCTTTAGTGATTTCTGGCGCACCACGGGTACAGTCAAACTTATTTGAAATAACGCAACAATTTGTTCAGACTTTGGAAAAAGAACGCGATTTTAAAATTGATGAACGGAAGAAAGAAGTGTGGCTGACTTCAGCAGGCATTCAAGCGACCCGTGATTATTTCAATGTGCCTGGTTTATATGAAGCACGTCATTTAGATTTAATCCGTAATATCAATTTAGCATTACGTGCACGTTATTTGTTCGAAGCGGACATTGATTATTATGTCTTGAAAGGCGAAATCGTCTTAATCGATCGCATTACTGGCCGCTTACTGCCCGGAACTAAATTACAATCTGGCTTGCACCAAGCCATTGAAGCCAAAGAAGAAATTGAAATTACCAATGATATGAGTATCATGGCAACCATTACGTTTCAAAATTTATTTAAGCAATTCAATCAATTCTCAGGAATGACGGGTACAGCTAAACAAGGTGAAAAGGAATTGAATGATTTGTATAGCAAAATTGTGGTGCAGATTCCGACTGATAAACCAGTTCAGAGGGAAGATTATAAAGATAGAGTATTCATGACGATTGAAGATAAGAATCAAGCCTTGATGCGCCGTTTATTAGAGTTGTATCGCTCCAAACGCCCTGTACTCTTGATTACCCGCACAGCCGAAGCAGCAGAACAATTTTCGATGTTTCTTTTTCAAAATAATATCCCGAATAATCTGCTGATTGCACAAAATGCGGCTAAAGAAGCGCAGATGATTGCAGAAGCGGGACAACTTGGAGCAGTGACAGTAGCTACGAGTATGGCTGGACGCGGGACGGATATAAAGTTGGAAGAAGGAGTGGCGGAACTTGGTGGATTAGCCGTCTTGGTGCATGAACATATGGATAACAGTCGTGTCGACCGTCAACTGCGCGGGCGTTCCGGACGACAAGGCGATCCAGGGTCCTCGCAATTTTATATTTCACTTGAGGATTACGTAGTGAAGCGATGGGGTAATACCAACTTGTTAGAAAATGACAAACTAAAACAACAAGACGCTGCAGAATTAGAACAAAGTCCGCTCTTTCGACATAAAGTCAGCAAGATTGTACATAAAGCGCAACAAATTTCAGAAGAACAAGGGATTGCGGCTCGTGAAATGGCGAATGAATTTGAAAAAAGTATCAGTATACAAAGGGATTTAATTTACAAAGAGCGCGATAACATACTCGCACTGAATAATTTCGGGCAATTTGATTTAGAACGCATGGCAGAAGATGTTTATCATCAATACGTGCAAGATAATTGGGCACAACTGGATGCTGATAATTTGCGCTCCTATATTTACAAAAATGTCAGCTTTGATTTTAAAGGTGATTTTGAAGCGGAAATATTAGAGAGCCAGAATGCTGTAATTACCTTTTTAGTTCAGTTGTTTCAAACGCAAAAACGCAGGCAAGCTGAGACATTAAATGATGCGGAAATGTATCATGAGTTTCTGCAGAAGTGTGTCTTAAAAGCTATTGACCAGGGCTGGATTCGACAAGTCGACCATCTGCAACAATTAAAGGGCAGTGTCAATAATCGTCAAAATGGCCAGCGTAATGCTATTTTCGAATATCATCGCGCTGCTTTGGAATCCTATGAAGCAATGGGCGAAGAAATTAAACACAATATGATTCGCAATATCAGTTTAAGTATGGTGACTTTCGGCAAGAACGATGCAATGATTATCCATTTTCCATAA
- the gtfA gene encoding accessory Sec system glycosyltransferase GtfA, translating into MTIYNINFGIGWASSGVEYAQAYRAKLLRNFKHPLKFVFIDLIQNENIQTYTENMGFQDDEVIWLYQYFSDIPIAPTTYTVDDLLDTLQNQVVRTEQAGAVRRLFMPGNQNFITCYLKDADSDIVNRAEFVVNGNLIRKDFYSYTRIYSEFYAPFEQRAKVYLRQFYNQDGSIAYQEFIDGDRHMYSFEDAKFYSKEAFVAYFMEQLDLTADDVVILDRASHELHIGQAVLQHKGDSKLGVVVHAEHFSEGSTNDETILWNNYYEYQFRNAPEFDFFITATDLQNEILTQQMQYYQNHTPNIHTIPVGSLHELSYPEKEETRRPYSIISASRLASEKHVDWLIRGVVKAKAVLPKITFDIYGEGGERTALQDLIQELGAEDYIRLHGHVNLAQIYPRYDLFVSGSTSEGFGLTLMEAIGAGLGMIGFDVKYGNPTFIEHGENGYLIPIDLKQDRLDEITDRIAARIVDYFQGNTEAFHEKSYEIAEAFKTAHIQEKWRNLIGEVLND; encoded by the coding sequence GTGACAATTTACAATATTAATTTCGGTATTGGCTGGGCGAGCAGCGGCGTAGAATATGCGCAGGCATATCGTGCCAAGCTTTTAAGAAATTTTAAACATCCGTTGAAATTTGTATTTATTGATTTGATTCAAAATGAAAATATTCAAACGTATACCGAAAATATGGGCTTTCAAGATGATGAAGTCATTTGGTTGTATCAGTACTTTTCAGATATTCCCATTGCCCCGACGACCTATACTGTTGATGATTTATTAGATACCTTGCAGAACCAGGTTGTGCGTACAGAACAAGCTGGCGCCGTACGTCGATTATTTATGCCAGGTAATCAAAACTTTATTACTTGTTATTTAAAAGACGCAGATAGTGATATTGTGAATCGAGCTGAGTTTGTGGTGAATGGCAATTTGATTCGTAAAGACTTCTATTCGTATACACGCATCTATTCTGAATTTTATGCACCCTTTGAACAGCGCGCTAAAGTTTACCTGCGCCAATTCTATAATCAAGATGGTTCAATTGCCTATCAAGAATTTATTGATGGCGACCGGCATATGTACAGCTTTGAAGATGCTAAGTTTTATAGCAAAGAAGCCTTTGTCGCTTACTTTATGGAACAATTAGACCTTACTGCAGATGATGTAGTGATTCTTGATCGCGCTTCTCATGAGCTGCATATCGGTCAGGCAGTCTTGCAACATAAAGGTGACAGTAAACTAGGTGTAGTGGTGCATGCAGAACACTTTAGTGAAGGCAGCACCAATGACGAAACGATTTTATGGAACAACTATTATGAATACCAATTTCGAAATGCGCCTGAATTTGATTTCTTTATTACAGCTACCGATTTACAAAATGAAATCTTAACCCAGCAGATGCAATATTATCAAAACCACACTCCTAACATTCATACGATACCAGTCGGCAGTCTGCATGAATTAAGCTACCCTGAAAAAGAAGAGACACGCCGTCCTTACTCGATTATCAGCGCCTCACGTCTCGCTTCGGAAAAGCATGTTGATTGGTTGATTCGTGGTGTCGTTAAAGCTAAAGCAGTACTGCCCAAAATTACCTTTGATATTTATGGTGAAGGTGGTGAACGCACTGCCTTGCAAGACTTGATTCAAGAATTAGGAGCAGAAGATTATATCCGCTTACACGGGCATGTTAACTTGGCTCAAATCTATCCTCGCTATGATTTATTTGTTTCTGGGTCAACGAGTGAAGGTTTCGGCTTAACCTTGATGGAAGCTATTGGTGCAGGCTTAGGAATGATCGGATTTGATGTCAAATATGGTAATCCGACATTTATTGAACATGGAGAAAACGGCTATTTAATTCCTATTGATTTGAAACAAGACCGTTTAGATGAAATTACAGACCGAATTGCAGCTCGTATCGTGGATTATTTCCAAGGAAATACGGAAGCGTTTCATGAGAAATCGTATGAGATTGCAGAAGCATTTAAAACAGCGCATATTCAAGAGAAGTGGCGCAACTTGATAGGAGAGGTGCTTAATGATTAA
- a CDS encoding putative glycoside hydrolase, protein MKRMLTVVAASTLILTACGSSDSTSDDKHNKQSANHKQSDQQKDQQKDKIKYPKDGVKGIYVTPGSLQGEKFDELIKFINETELNAMVIDVKDDSGNITMDLNSDNKLIQKNTTEMVNLKKLMKTLKKNNIYPIARVVTFKDSRLAEEHPEWSFKEQNGQVWESDGGDKFLNPFSKQVWNYDIDVAKAAAKAGFREVQFDYVRFPEGFENMDKHLKYTNGNYKGDDMNHTQQRVDTISNFLKTARKEIHPLDAQISADVFGYSATVEEAPGIGQSFPKIAENVDVISSMIYPSHWNPGDFGIEHPDLEPYKTVDNYLDKEEAVLKKTGKQHPKTRPWLQDFTASYLGEGNYKEYDSKEVSEQIQALRNHGIHEFLLWDASGDYTKGVDYTPEKSQKQSDKTQ, encoded by the coding sequence ATGAAGCGCATGTTGACAGTTGTAGCAGCGAGCACACTGATTCTGACTGCATGTGGCAGTAGTGATTCAACATCGGACGATAAACACAATAAACAATCTGCTAACCACAAACAATCCGATCAGCAAAAAGATCAGCAAAAAGATAAAATCAAATATCCGAAAGATGGTGTGAAAGGTATTTACGTTACACCTGGTTCACTGCAAGGAGAAAAATTTGATGAGTTGATTAAATTTATCAATGAAACAGAATTGAATGCTATGGTAATTGACGTTAAAGATGATAGCGGTAATATTACGATGGATTTAAATTCAGATAATAAGCTGATTCAGAAAAATACGACTGAAATGGTAAATCTGAAAAAACTGATGAAAACTTTGAAGAAGAATAATATTTATCCGATTGCACGTGTAGTAACATTTAAGGATTCGCGTTTAGCTGAAGAACACCCTGAATGGTCTTTTAAAGAGCAAAATGGCCAAGTTTGGGAAAGTGATGGCGGAGATAAATTCTTAAATCCTTTCAGTAAGCAAGTATGGAATTATGATATTGATGTAGCGAAAGCAGCGGCCAAAGCAGGATTCAGAGAAGTACAATTTGATTACGTGCGCTTCCCGGAAGGTTTCGAGAATATGGATAAACATTTGAAATATACAAATGGCAACTATAAAGGAGACGACATGAATCATACACAGCAACGTGTCGACACAATTTCTAACTTCTTGAAAACTGCGCGTAAAGAAATTCATCCACTAGATGCACAAATTTCTGCGGATGTCTTCGGTTATTCTGCGACAGTTGAAGAAGCGCCGGGTATAGGGCAAAGTTTCCCTAAGATTGCTGAAAATGTAGATGTGATATCTTCGATGATTTACCCTTCTCACTGGAACCCAGGTGACTTCGGTATTGAACATCCTGACTTAGAACCTTATAAAACAGTAGATAATTATTTGGATAAAGAAGAAGCGGTATTGAAAAAAACTGGAAAGCAGCATCCTAAAACGCGTCCTTGGCTGCAAGATTTCACTGCAAGCTATCTAGGTGAGGGGAATTATAAAGAATATGATTCTAAAGAAGTTTCCGAACAAATTCAAGCTTTGCGCAATCATGGAATTCATGAATTCTTGTTGTGGGATGCTTCTGGAGATTACACTAAAGGTGTAGATTATACGCCAGAGAAAAGTCAAAAGCAAAGTGATAAAACACAATAG
- the secY2 gene encoding accessory Sec system protein translocase subunit SecY2 — protein sequence MKKYLKDYEYKILYKRIIFTCWILLIYIFGTHIPAITTVSTNTSISEFYKMTAANVGGDYRALNVFSLGLGPWLTSMIFMTLIYYRDSDRMLKQTRREKSTKEKIFTLILALIQAYFVVFTLLSHAQIELNEKWLIILVLISGAMMLVWLSDLNTRYGIAGPMPIVMISIIRSIMRQKIAFSELGPVLLISSLLVLLVILLVLIFIEITEYRLPYLDIMDISSRREHTYLAWKLNPGGSIAIMISFAAFFVLNSAINLLVQFFNSKNNDALNFLDFSTPIGITIFLLLQLVLSYGISRLILDPKRKAKDFKKNGNFFPGVDPGKPTFQYLVHKARRISWLDAFIVTVIIGIPLYATLLIPQFSKEIYLSVQIIVLVYISLNIVETVKTYLYFDQYKSFLNRYW from the coding sequence ATGAAAAAATATCTCAAAGATTATGAATATAAAATTTTATATAAACGCATTATTTTTACATGTTGGATTCTGCTTATATACATATTCGGTACACACATCCCGGCCATTACAACAGTGAGTACCAACACTTCTATCAGTGAGTTTTATAAAATGACTGCCGCGAATGTCGGAGGAGATTATCGTGCGCTCAACGTGTTCTCGCTCGGTTTAGGCCCATGGTTGACGTCCATGATATTTATGACTCTGATTTACTACAGGGATTCAGACCGCATGTTGAAACAAACACGTCGCGAAAAGAGTACAAAAGAAAAGATTTTTACCTTGATATTAGCCTTGATTCAAGCTTACTTTGTCGTCTTCACCTTACTTTCACACGCGCAAATAGAGCTGAATGAAAAATGGCTGATTATCCTAGTCTTAATCAGCGGCGCGATGATGCTGGTGTGGTTGTCTGATTTAAATACTAGATACGGCATTGCAGGACCGATGCCCATCGTCATGATAAGCATCATTCGGTCCATTATGCGACAGAAGATAGCTTTTTCAGAATTGGGACCGGTATTACTGATTTCATCACTGCTTGTGTTGCTGGTCATTTTATTAGTATTAATTTTCATCGAAATTACAGAATATCGTTTGCCATACCTGGATATTATGGATATTTCCTCCCGCAGAGAACATACTTATCTTGCTTGGAAATTGAATCCTGGCGGCAGTATTGCCATTATGATTAGTTTTGCCGCTTTCTTTGTATTGAATAGTGCGATTAATCTGCTCGTTCAATTTTTCAATTCGAAAAACAACGATGCGCTTAATTTCTTAGATTTTTCCACACCTATAGGAATTACCATCTTCTTGTTACTGCAACTTGTGCTCAGTTACGGTATTTCGCGGTTGATACTGGATCCTAAAAGAAAAGCCAAAGACTTTAAGAAGAACGGGAATTTCTTCCCCGGTGTAGATCCTGGTAAACCGACATTTCAATATTTGGTGCATAAAGCACGCCGTATCAGTTGGCTCGATGCTTTTATTGTTACCGTTATTATTGGAATTCCGTTATATGCAACATTACTGATTCCGCAGTTTTCAAAAGAAATTTATCTGTCTGTGCAAATTATCGTATTAGTTTATATCAGTTTGAATATCGTAGAGACTGTAAAAACCTATTTGTATTTCGATCAATACAAAAGTTTCTTAAATCGTTATTGGTAA
- a CDS encoding AlkA N-terminal domain-containing protein, giving the protein MQFKQPFIRNFKENLNTDIWTTAPVDASWYQQSIHFNLHYQPPYIWSAMIDYLAKRAIPGVETVQDRHYARTVLLHPPFSHRTVKGWLRVKENLESNALTVEMSASLIPEWHEVVQRLRHLFDLDVNPEIITKTLNEPWVTQGLRVPGAFNGFELGVRAILGQQITVKAATTLSGRLVHTLGTPFETGIEGLDTLFPIPEAFVQLMHGETPIADILGPLVITGRRSNTIAALAEALVNGQVYLNPLVKGVENNLSSASHNVQMQAAEAEMRQLLAIKGIGNWTAQYIGMRALGYTDSFLETDIGIKNAMPNYDTPKARLAASEAWRPLRSYAVVNLWNM; this is encoded by the coding sequence ATGCAATTTAAACAGCCATTTATCCGTAACTTTAAAGAAAACTTAAATACAGACATTTGGACCACTGCACCCGTCGATGCCAGTTGGTACCAACAATCCATCCACTTCAACTTACACTACCAACCACCCTACATTTGGTCAGCCATGATAGATTACCTAGCCAAGCGGGCCATTCCAGGCGTAGAAACCGTGCAAGATCGCCATTACGCACGTACCGTCTTGCTGCATCCTCCCTTTTCACATAGAACTGTAAAGGGCTGGCTTCGGGTAAAAGAAAACCTGGAGAGCAACGCACTCACGGTAGAGATGAGCGCAAGTTTAATACCTGAATGGCATGAAGTTGTCCAGAGATTACGGCATTTATTTGATTTAGACGTTAATCCAGAAATTATTACTAAAACATTAAACGAGCCGTGGGTTACTCAAGGATTACGTGTACCAGGCGCTTTCAACGGATTCGAGTTAGGAGTTCGTGCAATCTTAGGACAGCAGATTACCGTTAAAGCAGCTACTACACTTTCCGGTCGCTTAGTGCACACATTAGGCACACCCTTTGAAACTGGAATCGAAGGATTAGATACATTGTTTCCTATTCCTGAAGCGTTCGTGCAATTAATGCATGGCGAAACGCCTATTGCAGATATATTAGGTCCCTTAGTCATTACCGGGCGGCGTTCCAATACTATAGCTGCATTAGCAGAAGCGCTCGTTAATGGGCAAGTATATTTGAATCCTTTAGTAAAAGGTGTTGAAAATAATCTTTCTTCCGCTTCTCACAACGTTCAAATGCAAGCAGCTGAAGCTGAGATGCGACAACTTTTAGCAATTAAAGGTATAGGTAATTGGACGGCACAATATATCGGCATGCGTGCACTGGGTTACACCGACAGTTTTCTAGAAACAGATATCGGTATTAAAAATGCAATGCCGAACTACGACACACCTAAAGCACGTTTAGCTGCCTCTGAAGCTTGGCGTCCTTTACGTAGTTATGCAGTCGTTAATTTATGGAATATGTAA